In Gemmata obscuriglobus, a single genomic region encodes these proteins:
- a CDS encoding beta strand repeat-containing protein, which yields MTLLPALLRRFQKLPAPAAAARAQLHLARLEDRTVPTTLTWLGVVDANWNTHGNWADGSGNTEVPDSADDILVFTTGAANLSNTNDIAGLIINQVTFTGQGYTISGNALGLTSGLIDTTASGTNTIALSLTGTGATLTKSGAGTLILSGTNAFTGATTVSSGTLQLAGGAALADTSAVTVGAGATLALSASETIGSLAGAGNVTLSTFTLTAGSNNTSTTFSGAVSDTGGLVKTGTGTLTLSGTNTYSGTTTVSGGKLAVNALGATSLLTLDGGTLSAVATALSTSVAVSVGSGGATVDLSNGSITLNGTLTGSAGLTVNSTISGNVLSIPVANGGTYSGTVTLNNGILQFGDDAAFGSGTLAINGGKVRAAGGTARTIANALSLGGMFTMSGAAALTFTGAVDLTGGTRTVNDSITADLTFSGPVSNGNLTVSNQGTGAVVLGGTNTYGTTTVSAGTLSVADDTNLGTGAVTLAAGTTLAVTGATTLDNDIALTGAATVSNTTAVTLSGVISGTGNLAKTGTGTLTLSGANTYTGTSSFAGGTVNISADSNLGSGDVILGTNGFLSINQTAIVDNNIILNAAPAVINVASGVTATLTGVISETGGSRGLNKSGSGTLVVGSNATYTGATTLNGGTFELAATTTLATSGVTLNNSSPTLRLTGAGTFATAVVVRGTGTNSISVADVVTLSGLVSLDSSVAANRTVVKAGIGTLTLSNSGNAAAGVVVSGPNTYTLGLTISGGTVSVADDANLVAGTLTLNGGGLSVTGATTIDNDIALSVPATVDNALAVTASGVVSGTGGLTKTGAGTLTLSGTNTYTGATTVSAGTLTLSGGSAVGDTSAVSVGAGATLDLGASETVGSLAGAGDVTLGTFTLTAGGDNTSTTFSGAMSGTGALTKQGTGTLTLSGANTYTGATTVSAGTLTLASNAAIADTSAVTVSAGATLALSADEAIGSLAGAGNVTLGVAFLTAGGDNTSTTFSGVISGTGALTKDGTGTLTLSGANTYTGATTVGAGTLSLTGGLSIADTSAVTVAAGATLAPTSNESIGSLAGAGSVTLAMQLTAGGDNTSTTFSGVLSGSGLLAKAGTGTLTLSGNNTLTGTFFLNAGTLSVGADANLGAGAVLLFAGSTLAVTGATTIDNSVVLNGAATISSSAAVTLSSPVSGTGGLTKAGAGTLTLSATNTYTGSTTVSAGVLSVTGSITTSSGVQVSNGGTLGGTGTVPAVTAAAGGTVAPGTSPGTLTTGNLALPAGSTFSAEINGATAGVGYDQAAVAGTVDVTGATLTVVLGFAPVAGTDFTLIANDGSDAVVGTFAGLAEGASFTAGGVTFTISYVGGDGNDVVVSTLPPTVSISSVTAAEGNTGVTGFTFAVTLSAPSSQTITVDYTTAGGTATAGTDFTAATGTLTFAPGETSKTITVSVLGDTTVEPDETFTVVLSNLVYPTIADVTGTGTITNDDTASTPVVSIGTGGGTPGTVRPIDPTTGAPGTPITAFAGFGGEIRVASGDVNGDGLADTITGAGAGAAGGHVKVFAADGSLLYSFLAFSGFSGGVFVSTGDVNGDGFEDIVVSADAGAAPHVKVFSGKDGAQIQSFFAYDAGFRGGVRVSTGDVNGDGFDDIITGSGPGTAAHVKVFSGRDGALLQSFAPYGAHAGGVYVASGDVNGDGFDDIVTGSGPGTAAHVKVFSGRDGALLQSFFAYDAGFRGGVRVGTGTVNGRTAVLTGAGPGAGPHVKAFVDGVPALSLLVGDASFTGGVYVG from the coding sequence GTGACGCTGCTGCCCGCTCTCCTCCGCCGCTTCCAGAAACTCCCCGCCCCGGCTGCTGCCGCCCGTGCACAACTGCACCTGGCGCGTCTGGAGGACCGCACGGTCCCCACCACGCTCACCTGGCTCGGTGTGGTGGACGCCAACTGGAACACGCACGGCAACTGGGCCGACGGGTCGGGCAACACGGAAGTGCCGGACTCGGCCGACGACATCCTGGTGTTCACGACCGGCGCCGCCAACCTGAGTAACACCAACGACATTGCCGGGCTGATTATCAACCAGGTCACCTTCACCGGCCAGGGCTACACGATTTCCGGTAACGCGCTCGGCCTGACCTCCGGGCTGATCGACACGACCGCCTCGGGCACGAACACCATCGCACTGTCCCTCACGGGAACCGGGGCGACGCTGACGAAATCCGGCGCGGGGACGTTGATCCTCTCCGGGACGAACGCGTTTACCGGCGCTACCACCGTGTCCTCCGGCACGCTGCAACTCGCCGGCGGCGCGGCCCTGGCGGACACGAGCGCCGTGACCGTCGGTGCCGGCGCGACCCTGGCGCTGAGCGCGAGCGAGACCATCGGCTCCCTGGCCGGGGCCGGGAACGTAACGTTGAGCACGTTCACTCTGACCGCCGGGAGCAACAACACCAGTACCACGTTCAGCGGGGCCGTCAGCGACACGGGCGGGCTGGTCAAAACCGGCACCGGCACCCTGACCCTGTCGGGCACTAACACTTACAGCGGTACCACCACCGTTTCCGGCGGCAAACTCGCCGTGAACGCGCTCGGCGCCACCTCGCTGCTCACACTCGACGGCGGGACGCTCTCGGCAGTCGCCACGGCCCTGAGCACCTCCGTCGCGGTGTCGGTCGGCAGCGGCGGCGCCACCGTCGACCTGTCGAACGGGTCTATTACCCTCAACGGCACCCTGACGGGGTCCGCCGGGCTGACCGTGAACAGCACCATTTCCGGCAACGTGCTCTCGATCCCCGTGGCCAACGGCGGCACCTACAGCGGCACCGTGACGCTGAACAACGGCATCTTGCAGTTCGGGGACGACGCGGCATTCGGTTCGGGCACACTGGCGATCAACGGCGGGAAGGTTCGGGCCGCGGGCGGGACCGCGCGGACGATTGCGAACGCACTCTCGCTCGGCGGCATGTTTACGATGTCGGGGGCGGCCGCTCTGACGTTCACCGGTGCGGTGGACCTCACGGGCGGCACCCGCACCGTCAACGACAGCATCACTGCGGACCTCACGTTTTCGGGTCCGGTGAGCAACGGCAACCTGACGGTCTCGAACCAGGGCACCGGAGCGGTCGTGCTGGGCGGCACGAACACCTACGGCACCACCACCGTGTCGGCCGGGACGCTGAGCGTGGCCGACGACACCAACCTCGGCACCGGCGCGGTCACCCTGGCTGCCGGCACCACGTTGGCGGTCACTGGCGCCACCACGCTCGACAACGACATCGCCCTGACCGGCGCCGCCACCGTCAGCAACACAACTGCCGTCACCCTGTCCGGCGTGATCTCCGGCACGGGCAACTTGGCCAAGACCGGGACCGGCACGCTCACCCTGTCGGGCGCCAACACCTACACCGGCACCTCGTCTTTCGCGGGTGGCACGGTCAACATCAGTGCCGACAGCAACCTGGGCAGCGGGGATGTTATACTAGGTACTAATGGATTTCTGAGCATTAACCAGACGGCAATCGTCGACAACAACATCATCCTCAACGCCGCGCCGGCAGTCATCAATGTGGCCAGCGGGGTCACCGCGACCTTGACCGGGGTGATCAGCGAGACCGGCGGCAGCCGTGGGCTAAACAAGTCGGGCTCGGGCACGCTGGTGGTCGGCAGCAACGCCACCTACACCGGGGCCACCACGCTGAACGGCGGCACGTTCGAACTGGCGGCCACCACTACCCTGGCCACCTCGGGCGTCACCCTGAACAACAGCTCGCCCACCCTGAGGCTCACCGGCGCCGGCACCTTCGCAACGGCCGTTGTCGTGCGCGGCACGGGCACCAACAGCATTAGTGTGGCCGATGTCGTTACCCTGTCGGGCCTGGTGTCGCTGGACAGTAGCGTCGCCGCTAACCGCACGGTCGTTAAGGCCGGCATCGGCACGCTGACGCTCTCGAACAGCGGCAACGCCGCGGCGGGTGTGGTCGTTTCGGGACCCAACACCTACACGCTCGGCCTGACGATTTCCGGGGGGACGGTGTCAGTCGCCGACGATGCCAATCTGGTCGCCGGTACGCTGACCCTTAACGGCGGCGGCCTCTCCGTCACCGGCGCCACCACGATCGACAACGACATCGCGCTGAGCGTCCCCGCGACCGTCGACAACGCGCTGGCGGTGACCGCCTCGGGTGTCGTGTCCGGCACCGGCGGCCTCACCAAGACCGGGGCCGGCACCCTCACCCTGTCCGGCACCAATACGTACACCGGTGCCACGACGGTGTCCGCCGGTACGCTCACGCTGTCGGGCGGGTCGGCGGTGGGCGACACCAGTGCCGTGAGCGTGGGCGCCGGTGCGACTCTCGACCTGGGGGCGAGCGAGACCGTCGGGTCGCTGGCCGGGGCCGGTGATGTGACGCTGGGCACGTTCACACTGACCGCCGGCGGGGACAACACCAGCACCACGTTCAGCGGGGCGATGAGCGGCACGGGTGCCCTGACCAAGCAGGGCACTGGCACCCTCACCCTGTCCGGAGCCAACACGTACACCGGTGCCACCACGGTGTCCGCCGGCACGCTCACGCTCGCGAGCAATGCTGCGATCGCGGACACGAGCGCGGTCACCGTCTCCGCCGGGGCCACCCTCGCGCTGAGCGCCGACGAGGCCATCGGGTCCCTGGCCGGGGCCGGGAACGTGACCCTCGGCGTGGCCTTCCTGACGGCGGGTGGGGATAACACCAGCACCACGTTCTCCGGTGTGATTAGCGGCACGGGAGCTCTGACCAAGGACGGCACCGGGACCCTGACCCTGTCGGGCGCCAACACCTACACCGGCGCCACCACGGTCGGCGCTGGCACCCTCTCGCTGACGGGCGGCCTGTCGATCGCGGACACGAGCGCGGTCACCGTCGCTGCCGGTGCCACCCTCGCTCCGACGTCCAACGAGAGCATCGGGTCACTGGCGGGCGCCGGGAGTGTGACGCTGGCGATGCAGCTCACGGCCGGCGGGGACAACACCAGCACCACCTTCAGTGGCGTCCTCTCCGGATCCGGATTGCTTGCGAAGGCGGGCACCGGCACCCTGACCCTGTCCGGCAACAACACGCTAACCGGGACATTCTTCCTCAACGCCGGCACGCTGAGCGTGGGCGCCGACGCGAACCTGGGGGCCGGCGCGGTGCTGCTGTTCGCCGGCTCCACGCTGGCGGTCACCGGCGCGACCACGATCGATAACTCGGTCGTGCTGAACGGGGCCGCCACGATCAGCAGTTCGGCCGCTGTCACCCTTTCGTCTCCGGTCAGCGGCACCGGTGGTCTCACCAAGGCCGGGGCCGGAACGCTGACCCTGTCGGCGACCAACACGTACACCGGGTCCACCACGGTGAGCGCCGGCGTGCTGAGCGTCACCGGGAGCATCACCACCAGCTCTGGCGTGCAGGTGAGTAACGGCGGCACGCTGGGCGGGACCGGGACGGTTCCGGCGGTGACGGCGGCCGCGGGCGGGACCGTTGCGCCGGGCACCTCCCCGGGCACGCTCACCACGGGCAACCTGGCGCTGCCCGCCGGGAGCACCTTCAGCGCGGAGATCAACGGCGCGACGGCGGGCGTCGGGTACGACCAGGCGGCCGTCGCCGGCACGGTGGACGTGACCGGCGCGACCCTGACCGTGGTGCTCGGCTTCGCCCCCGTCGCGGGCACCGACTTCACTCTGATCGCCAACGACGGCAGTGACGCGGTGGTCGGGACGTTCGCCGGGCTGGCCGAGGGCGCGAGCTTCACCGCCGGCGGGGTCACCTTCACGATCAGCTACGTCGGCGGCGATGGGAACGACGTGGTGGTCAGCACGCTGCCACCGACCGTTTCCATCAGCAGCGTGACGGCGGCCGAAGGGAACACGGGCGTGACCGGCTTCACCTTCGCCGTGACTCTGTCGGCGCCGAGCAGCCAGACGATCACGGTGGACTACACGACGGCCGGGGGCACGGCGACGGCGGGCACGGACTTCACGGCGGCCACGGGTACGCTCACGTTCGCCCCGGGCGAGACCTCGAAGACCATCACCGTGTCGGTACTCGGGGACACCACGGTCGAGCCCGACGAGACCTTCACGGTGGTGCTCTCGAACCTCGTCTACCCGACGATCGCGGATGTCACCGGCACCGGCACGATCACCAACGACGACACGGCCAGCACACCGGTGGTCAGCATCGGCACGGGCGGCGGGACGCCCGGCACGGTGCGGCCGATCGACCCGACGACCGGCGCGCCCGGGACGCCGATCACCGCGTTCGCCGGGTTCGGCGGCGAAATCCGGGTGGCGTCCGGGGACGTGAACGGGGACGGCCTGGCGGACACGATCACCGGGGCGGGCGCGGGCGCCGCAGGCGGGCACGTGAAGGTGTTCGCCGCCGACGGGTCGCTGCTGTACAGCTTCCTGGCGTTCAGCGGGTTCTCGGGCGGCGTGTTCGTGTCGACGGGTGACGTGAACGGCGACGGGTTCGAGGACATCGTGGTGTCGGCGGACGCCGGCGCGGCGCCGCACGTGAAGGTGTTCAGCGGGAAGGACGGTGCGCAGATTCAGAGCTTCTTCGCGTACGACGCCGGGTTCCGTGGCGGGGTGCGGGTGTCGACGGGCGACGTGAACGGCGACGGGTTCGACGACATCATCACCGGTTCCGGTCCAGGCACCGCCGCACACGTGAAGGTATTCAGCGGGCGGGACGGGGCGCTGCTCCAGAGCTTCGCGCCGTACGGCGCGCACGCGGGTGGGGTGTACGTGGCATCGGGTGACGTGAACGGTGACGGGTTCGACGACATCGTCACCGGTTCCGGTCCGGGCACCGCGGCGCACGTGAAAGTGTTTAGCGGGCGAGACGGGGCGCTGCTCCAGAGCTTCTTCGCGTACGACGCCGGGTTCCGCGGTGGCGTCCGGGTGGGCACCGGGACGGTGAACGGTCGGACGGCGGTGCTCACCGGGGCCGGTCCCGGGGCCGGGCCGCACGTGAAGGCGTTCGTGGACGGCGTGCCGGCTCTGAGCCTGTTGGTGGGCGACGCCTCGTTCACCGGCGGCGTGTACGTCGGGTGA
- a CDS encoding SDR family NAD(P)-dependent oxidoreductase, which translates to MATDRVALVTGSGAKRVGAAVAEALARRGYAIAVHYRSSASEAASTAARLRAHGVEADTFPADLTDETAVRALVGAVLARFGRIDVLVNCAAVWEPKPLEEVTAADVRFHFDANALGTFLMCQRVGLAMVKQPEGGLIVNVGDWAEVRPYPGYAAYFPSKGAVTATTRCLAVELALRNPNVRVNAVLPGPVMLPPDLPEEEKRQAINATLVKREGKPENVAQAVLSFVDNDFVTGVSLPVDGGRTVYAPE; encoded by the coding sequence ATGGCAACCGATCGGGTCGCACTCGTTACCGGCAGTGGGGCGAAGCGGGTGGGGGCGGCCGTCGCCGAAGCGCTCGCCCGCCGCGGGTACGCGATCGCGGTTCACTACCGTAGTTCAGCGTCCGAAGCCGCGAGCACCGCGGCGCGACTCCGCGCCCACGGCGTCGAGGCGGACACGTTCCCGGCCGACCTGACCGACGAGACGGCCGTTCGCGCGCTGGTCGGCGCGGTGCTCGCCCGGTTCGGGCGGATCGACGTGCTGGTCAACTGCGCCGCGGTGTGGGAGCCGAAGCCGCTGGAGGAGGTCACCGCCGCGGACGTGCGGTTCCACTTCGACGCGAACGCGCTGGGCACGTTCCTCATGTGCCAGCGGGTGGGGCTGGCGATGGTGAAGCAGCCCGAGGGCGGGTTGATCGTCAACGTGGGGGACTGGGCCGAGGTGCGCCCGTACCCGGGCTACGCGGCGTACTTCCCGAGCAAGGGGGCGGTGACCGCGACCACCCGGTGCCTGGCGGTCGAACTCGCACTCCGCAACCCGAACGTGCGGGTGAACGCGGTTCTCCCGGGTCCGGTGATGCTACCGCCGGACCTGCCGGAAGAGGAGAAACGACAGGCGATCAACGCGACACTCGTGAAGCGCGAGGGCAAACCCGAAAACGTCGCACAGGCGGTGCTCTCGTTCGTCGATAACGACTTTGTGACTGGCGTGAGCCTGCCGGTGGACGGCGGGCGCACGGTCTACGCCCCGGAGTGA
- a CDS encoding DUF1501 domain-containing protein — MTFPDPADTFAPTRRRFLRELGGSVGLLGLSSYLRADGLAGPTLGKTHHAPKAKRVIFLFMAGGPSHLDMFDPKPVLDTFAGKRPPAADLRTERVTGGLMPSPFKFRPGGRSGLPVSDLLPNVRACADELCVLRAVHGTNPNHSPAANFLATGRIDAVHPGVGAWVSYGLGSENADLPGFVSLGSGFGQTGFERSGYLPGQFQATRVSAAENDPEKMIRHLRNPAVGLEDQKRQLDALQALNRGHAEANGHDPQLEARVRALETAFRMQSAAGEAFDVRRESARVRESYGTGEFARGCLLARRLVERGVRFVQLSLGGWDHHGNINAELKKKCAEIDRPIAALLKDLRQRGLLDDTLVIWGGEFGRTPVSENGDGRDHNHYGFTVWMAGGGVKSGFAYGSTDEFGFKAADGRVSVHDLHATVLHLLGLDHEKLTYRYSGRDFRLTDVHGRVVNEILA; from the coding sequence ATGACCTTCCCCGACCCCGCCGACACGTTCGCCCCGACCCGGCGCCGGTTCCTCCGCGAACTCGGCGGCAGCGTCGGGCTGCTCGGGCTGTCGAGCTACCTCCGGGCCGACGGGCTCGCGGGGCCCACGCTGGGCAAGACACATCACGCGCCGAAGGCGAAGCGGGTCATCTTCCTGTTCATGGCCGGGGGGCCGAGCCACCTCGACATGTTCGACCCGAAGCCGGTGCTGGACACGTTCGCCGGGAAGCGCCCGCCCGCGGCCGACCTCCGGACCGAGCGCGTCACCGGCGGGCTGATGCCGTCGCCGTTCAAGTTCCGGCCCGGCGGGCGGTCCGGGCTGCCGGTCAGCGACCTGCTGCCGAACGTCCGCGCGTGCGCCGACGAGCTGTGCGTGCTGCGCGCGGTCCACGGCACCAACCCGAACCACTCCCCGGCCGCGAACTTCCTCGCCACCGGCCGGATCGACGCGGTTCACCCCGGCGTCGGGGCCTGGGTTTCGTACGGCCTGGGCTCCGAGAACGCGGACCTGCCCGGGTTCGTGTCGCTCGGCTCCGGGTTCGGCCAGACCGGGTTCGAGCGCAGCGGGTACCTCCCGGGGCAGTTCCAAGCGACCCGCGTGTCCGCCGCCGAGAACGACCCCGAGAAGATGATCCGGCACCTGCGCAACCCGGCCGTCGGGCTCGAGGACCAGAAGCGGCAACTGGACGCGCTCCAGGCGCTCAACCGCGGGCACGCGGAGGCGAACGGCCACGACCCGCAACTGGAGGCCCGGGTGCGGGCGCTGGAGACGGCGTTTCGGATGCAGTCCGCCGCGGGCGAGGCGTTCGACGTGCGCCGCGAGTCCGCCCGGGTGCGCGAGTCCTACGGCACCGGCGAGTTCGCCCGCGGGTGTCTCCTGGCTCGGCGGCTGGTGGAGCGCGGCGTTCGGTTCGTTCAACTGTCCCTCGGCGGCTGGGACCATCACGGCAACATTAACGCCGAACTGAAGAAGAAGTGCGCGGAGATCGATCGGCCGATCGCCGCGCTGCTCAAGGACCTGCGGCAGCGCGGGCTGCTCGACGACACGCTGGTGATCTGGGGCGGCGAGTTCGGCCGCACCCCGGTGTCCGAGAACGGCGACGGCCGCGACCACAATCACTACGGGTTCACCGTGTGGATGGCGGGCGGCGGGGTGAAGAGCGGGTTCGCCTACGGCTCGACCGACGAGTTCGGGTTCAAGGCCGCGGACGGCCGCGTCTCGGTTCACGACCTGCACGCCACCGTCCTGCACCTGCTCGGGTTGGACCACGAGAAGCTCACGTACCGGTACAGCGGGCGGGACTTCCGCCTTACCGACGTTCACGGCCGCGTCGTGAACGAAATCCTGGCGTGA
- a CDS encoding PSD1 and planctomycete cytochrome C domain-containing protein, giving the protein MRAETKLIVRAAALALVALAPAVGRADEGTDFFEKKVRPVLAEHCYSCHSLGAKKDKGGLRLDTPDAIRKGGDSGPAVKPKDEDSLLLKSIDHAPDAPAMPPKGKLPAAAIRDLHAWVKMGAPLPAATKPAAIGEDPRKFWSFVPVAERAAPAVNDPKWPTRKSDFFVLQKLDEKRLKPAPLADRRTLIRRAYLDLIGLPPTFEQVEAFAADDRPDAYEKLVDELLASPRFGEKWARHWFDVARYAEDNPTGESTCRPPRFPHRYRDWVIAAFNTDVPFDRFVRLQLAADRLADTTPEDFAALGYLGLSPVYHKEPKLSKAVISEIVADEWDERVDAITRGLLGLTVACARCHDHKFDPVSTKDYYALAGVLANTQLAERPLKPDAGAAQEALTTVRLARLDVDMRLGYARELRGTAVKEKRDTAPFDKQIKELQPRLAELQKREKALEGGAIANVVRDAGTWVNGDDPDWTVIDYRTSQFRDLPVFVRGNPARPGDIVPRRFLEVLSAGAPKPFKDGSGRRELADAIVTDAAGLSARVYVNRVWGWVFGRPLVATPSNFGALGERPTHPELLDDLAARFLANKGSVKWLVRELVTSAAYCQASRHDERAAAVDPDDRWLWRAPRKRLELEAWRDSILQVSGQLSLAGGGPSDNLDDLRSVRRTVFGRVSRERPSDVHRLFDLPDPKTHGEKREATTTPVQQLYFLNSPFVRQAAKQLAKAADGKPADEGVRALFRKVLLRDPNPDELGTARGLIRPAREGDAPAWALLAQALLASNEFLYLN; this is encoded by the coding sequence ATGCGCGCCGAAACGAAGCTGATTGTGCGAGCGGCGGCGCTCGCGCTCGTCGCGCTGGCTCCGGCGGTCGGGCGCGCCGACGAGGGCACCGACTTCTTCGAGAAGAAGGTGCGCCCGGTGCTCGCGGAGCACTGCTACTCGTGCCACTCGCTCGGTGCGAAGAAGGACAAGGGCGGGCTCCGGCTCGACACCCCGGACGCCATCCGCAAGGGCGGCGATTCCGGCCCGGCCGTCAAGCCGAAGGACGAAGACAGCCTCCTTCTGAAATCGATCGACCACGCCCCCGACGCGCCAGCGATGCCCCCGAAGGGGAAGTTGCCGGCAGCCGCAATCCGCGATCTGCACGCGTGGGTTAAGATGGGCGCCCCGCTCCCGGCCGCGACCAAGCCGGCCGCGATCGGTGAAGACCCCCGGAAGTTCTGGTCGTTTGTACCGGTCGCCGAACGCGCCGCGCCGGCGGTGAACGATCCGAAGTGGCCGACGCGAAAGTCTGACTTTTTTGTCCTTCAGAAACTCGACGAGAAGCGTCTCAAGCCGGCCCCGCTCGCGGACCGCCGGACCCTGATCCGCCGCGCGTACCTCGACCTGATCGGGCTCCCGCCGACCTTCGAGCAGGTGGAAGCGTTCGCCGCGGACGACCGGCCCGACGCCTACGAAAAGTTGGTGGACGAACTGCTCGCGTCCCCCCGGTTCGGTGAGAAGTGGGCGCGCCACTGGTTCGACGTGGCCCGGTACGCCGAGGACAACCCTACCGGCGAGTCGACGTGCCGCCCGCCGCGGTTCCCGCACCGGTACCGCGACTGGGTGATCGCGGCGTTCAACACCGACGTTCCGTTCGACCGGTTCGTCCGGCTCCAACTGGCGGCCGACCGGCTCGCCGACACGACGCCCGAAGATTTCGCGGCGCTCGGCTACCTCGGGCTGTCGCCGGTGTATCACAAGGAGCCGAAGCTCTCGAAGGCGGTGATCTCCGAGATCGTGGCCGACGAGTGGGACGAGCGGGTGGACGCGATCACCCGCGGGCTCCTGGGGCTCACCGTGGCGTGTGCGCGGTGCCACGACCACAAGTTCGACCCGGTCAGCACGAAGGACTATTACGCCTTGGCCGGGGTGCTGGCGAACACGCAACTGGCGGAGCGGCCGCTGAAGCCCGACGCGGGCGCGGCCCAGGAGGCGCTCACCACCGTCCGGCTTGCCCGGCTCGATGTCGATATGCGGCTCGGGTACGCGCGCGAGTTGCGCGGCACCGCCGTGAAGGAAAAGAGGGACACCGCCCCGTTCGACAAGCAGATCAAGGAATTGCAACCGCGGCTGGCCGAACTCCAGAAGCGCGAGAAGGCGCTGGAGGGGGGAGCGATCGCGAACGTGGTGCGGGACGCCGGGACGTGGGTCAACGGCGACGACCCCGACTGGACGGTGATCGACTACCGCACGAGCCAGTTCCGCGACCTGCCGGTGTTCGTCCGCGGCAACCCGGCGCGGCCGGGAGACATCGTTCCCCGGCGGTTCCTGGAAGTGCTGTCCGCGGGCGCGCCGAAGCCGTTCAAGGACGGCAGCGGCCGGCGCGAGCTGGCCGACGCGATTGTGACGGACGCCGCCGGGCTGTCGGCCCGGGTGTACGTGAACCGCGTGTGGGGCTGGGTGTTCGGCCGCCCGCTGGTCGCCACCCCGAGCAACTTCGGCGCGCTCGGCGAGCGCCCGACGCACCCGGAGCTCCTCGACGACCTGGCCGCCCGGTTCCTCGCGAACAAGGGGTCGGTGAAGTGGCTCGTGCGCGAGCTGGTGACATCCGCCGCGTACTGCCAGGCGAGTCGGCACGACGAGCGTGCCGCGGCGGTTGATCCCGATGACCGGTGGCTGTGGCGCGCCCCGCGCAAGCGGCTCGAACTCGAAGCGTGGCGCGACTCCATCCTCCAGGTCAGCGGGCAGCTTTCGCTCGCCGGCGGCGGCCCGTCGGACAACCTCGACGACCTCCGGAGCGTGCGGCGCACCGTGTTCGGTCGGGTGAGTCGCGAGCGCCCGAGTGACGTTCACCGTCTATTCGACCTGCCGGACCCGAAGACGCACGGCGAGAAGCGCGAGGCCACGACCACGCCGGTCCAGCAGCTCTACTTCCTGAACAGCCCGTTCGTGCGCCAGGCCGCGAAGCAGTTGGCGAAAGCGGCGGACGGGAAGCCGGCCGACGAGGGCGTGCGGGCGCTGTTCCGGAAGGTGCTCTTGCGCGACCCGAACCCCGACGAATTGGGCACCGCGCGCGGGCTGATCCGCCCGGCTCGCGAGGGCGACGCCCCCGCGTGGGCGTTGCTCGCGCAGGCCCTCCTGGCGAGCAACGAGTTCCTGTATTTGAACTGA
- a CDS encoding thioredoxin family protein has translation MSEPTREEVDRLSGPVVLEFGADWCPHCQGIQPAMADLRAQHPQVRHIGIEDGKGKPLGRSFRVKLWPTLVFMRDGRVVSQVSRPSREEIVNGFAELAAQPTG, from the coding sequence ATGTCCGAACCGACGCGCGAAGAAGTGGACCGGCTGTCCGGCCCGGTGGTACTGGAGTTCGGGGCCGACTGGTGCCCGCACTGTCAGGGGATTCAGCCGGCGATGGCCGATCTGCGGGCGCAGCACCCGCAGGTGCGGCACATCGGGATCGAGGACGGGAAGGGCAAGCCGCTCGGCCGCTCGTTCCGCGTGAAGTTGTGGCCGACGCTGGTGTTCATGCGCGACGGCCGGGTGGTTAGCCAGGTGTCGCGCCCCTCGCGCGAAGAGATCGTGAACGGGTTCGCCGAACTTGCCGCGCAGCCAACGGGGTGA